One genomic window of Actinoplanes lobatus includes the following:
- a CDS encoding RNA polymerase sigma factor: MEDDAALRRIAAGDRAAFQAFYRAHAPWLAARLRRRCPDPELAAELLQETFLAVWRVAAGYRGGAQAAGWLWSIALSRLIDAQRRAAVRPQTVAALGDEEHGRHPSAEDEALTRVWDTAVIDALRRLSPELRAVLQATVLDGLSVREAAVLLGVPEGTVKTRAMRARRQLREALS; the protein is encoded by the coding sequence ATGGAAGACGACGCGGCGCTACGCCGGATCGCGGCCGGTGACCGGGCCGCGTTCCAGGCGTTCTATCGCGCGCACGCGCCCTGGCTGGCGGCCCGCCTGCGCCGCCGCTGCCCCGATCCGGAGCTGGCCGCCGAGCTGCTCCAGGAGACGTTCCTGGCGGTGTGGCGGGTGGCGGCCGGCTATCGGGGCGGCGCCCAGGCGGCCGGCTGGCTCTGGTCGATCGCGCTCAGCCGCCTGATCGACGCCCAGCGGCGGGCCGCGGTCCGGCCGCAGACGGTCGCGGCGCTCGGCGACGAGGAGCACGGCCGCCACCCGTCGGCCGAGGACGAGGCGCTCACCCGGGTCTGGGACACCGCGGTGATCGACGCCCTGCGACGGCTCTCCCCCGAACTGCGTGCGGTGTTGCAGGCGACGGTCCTGGACGGGCTGAGCGTCCGGGAGGCGGCCGTCCTGCTCGGCGTACCCGAGGGAACGGTGAAGACCCGCGCCATGCGGGCCCGGCGACAGTTGCGGGAGGCACTCTCTTGA